The sequence TGAAGCCATGAGTTGGTACATAACGCTAGTAAATAAGTAATGGCTGGTAGCATGGCACCAGCGGCTGAAACAAAGTGAGGGTGTGTCtgtaagtctgtgtgtgtgtgtgtgtgtgtgttactggtgGTAAGGAGGaacattgcttcaatatataaaaataaaaaaatcaacaGAGGCTACGGGTGGCAGTAGGGAACAACCAACCAATATAACACACTCTCCTAAAAtagataaaaataaaaatacagcaagcctccaaaatggcaccccattcccgaccccaaaatggcaccccattcccgaccccaaaatggcaccccattcccgaccccaaaatggcaccccattcccgaccccaaaatggcaccccattcccgaccccaaaatggcaccccattccctaccccaaaatggcaccccattcccgaccccaaaatggcaccccattccctaccccaaaatggcaccccattccctaccccaaaatggcaccccattccctaccccaaaatggcaccccattccctaccccaaaatggcaccccattccctaccccaaaatggcaccccattccctaccccaaaatggcaccccattccctacatactcgaccccaaaatggcaccccattccctatatagtgcactacttctgaacaGAGCCCTGAtaaaaaaaagtagtgcactatatagggaatagggtgccatttgggatgctaggGCCATCTCTACATACTCTGGTTATCCTAACAATACCAGTGAGTCTCTTCCCCGTGTTGGGTCAGAAGGCTCCATGTGGAAGACCAAGGGACTCAGGTACCATCGACGCCCAGGCAGACGTCCCCATCCTGGGGCCTAGATATGAGGTCTGCTCGCTTCTGGTGAACCCGAGAACCAGGACATGGCCGGGTAGGGTCCACTACATCACATTATTAAACACAGGTTGACAGATAAGTCACACAGTGGAAGATATGGGTAAGAATCTGTGTCCAGGGGGTTGATATCCATAACCCATCTCTGTTAGGGACAATCTGTGTGTTCAGACGAGAACAGTTCATCAAGAAGACATAACGGTCTGCTAAGGGGAGTGAGGGATTGTTTAGAGAATGTTGGTTTGCCTGTCAGTGCAGGTCTCACCAGAAAGACAGGCTTTGAGAAGGGGTTTGTCTGTTCGTTCAGCCACAGAATTCTCCCCCTCCTAGACAGCTTGTGTTTGTGCTGGCCTGCCACATTTGTCCGGATGGCAACGTAGGCTTACTTCCTTCACATCTATACCAAGAACAGGTATTTTCACATTCAAGGTCAATTACACAGCAGGTTCTCTATGAGCGATCCAGTCCAGGATGTCAAGAAAAAGCATTGCTCCAAAATGGCTGCTGAAACCACTGGGCTATAGGATACATCAGTTCATTATACTGTAAATGACCACATTGGGGCCAATAACATGGCTCCAAAATCAAAACACCCCAAAATGGCCGCCGAGTTTCCATTTCACTCAGTTACAGAGCAGgtcttccagttgaagctcgtcCAGGTCGTAGGAGAACAAGTTGTCTTCCCCGAGGCTGAGCATGTAGTCGTCCTcaaagaggatggagggagagagggggacaaaggGCTCCTGGTCGACAtcctggagggggaggagggagacaggggtcACTGTTGAGCATGCTGGGAGCCTGGACAGGGCGTTGGAGAAACTAATACTGGCGCTATCGGTGGAGTTATTACCCCCtagtgaaatggagagaaagatggaagagaggtgcagagagaaaAGGGGCAGAGCGAGTGCTTTGAAGGAGTAGTTCGCCCAACAAccaaccacagagagagaactctagtgcccaaaagcctgttttagcatgggcagcaccattgaggactttcaccattttgaagtagtaaACTGGGCgggacttcctatgggttaagtgccttgctcaagggcacagaatTTGTCCCCTAGCCGTCTCGGGGATtagaaccagcaacctttcggttactggccaaacgctcttaactgctaggctactagGTCGCTCTAGTAGCAGAAACAAATgcactacttcaaaatggagatggcctcaatggtGCTGCCTGTGCTCCCTCAGACGCCATAATGGGACAGATAGATAAAGATGTGATGTCAGGGTTTATGGGCTCACCCTGTGACACCTTGAAGACGGACAAAGAGGAGTTTCCGTTGACATACGATGAAGAGGGATGTCCTTTTCCATTCAGTGCCACGTTGTTCAGCGTGGAGGAGGTGGCGTGGTCATCAGAGCAAAGGAAGACTTCTATTGGACCCTGGGTACTGCTCAGGTGGACCTGGAGACTCTTGATTGGACAATCAACAAATCAATAATTTCAGTATTTCAGCAATTCAAAAGCCAGCTGCAGGGAATAAAGACAACATCGACcataatcagtgtgtgtgtgtgtgtgtgtgtgtgtacctctgcaGGGTCTTGCACCTCTAGTCTGGTTTCAGCAGGGGCTTTGACCACAATGACCGTCTGGTCCTTGAGACTAGGAATCCTCTTCACATCCTCATACGATATGTATGCAAACATACCCAGGGGTTAAGGAAAGAGTagtcattcacacacagacaacacacacacacacacacacacagacaacacacctCAAACACAGCAGGCCTGTTAAATGGAAGGCTATTTCCTTGTGGGTGTGTCTTCAGTTATCTGTTGGACGATGCGTGTAGAGATGTGTAGGAGTTCatccagtctcttctcctcctgggcCAACTCCAGTAGCTCTTCACCCACAGAGCCAGGGGTCTGGACCCTGGCAACTCCCTGTGGAGACAGGCTAgagcccctacacacacacacacacacacacacacacacacagcacatgttAATACCATTGGTGGAAAAATTACCCAATTTTAATACTGTAgtaaaagataccttaatagaaaatgagtaAGTCACCCAGTGAAATAGTATTGGAGTAAAAAGTCTAATAGTATTTGGTTTTATAGTTACTTAAGTATCGAAAgttaattgctaaaatgtacttaagtatcaaaatgtAAAAGTAGAAAtagtttcaaattccttataataTATAACCCAGAATATAGCACCATCTGGGTTTTCTTAaatttacagaaagccagggtcacactccaacacatcatttacaaatgaaggatgtgtgtttagtgagtcctccagatcagaggcagtagggatgaccagggatgttctctgtttagtgagtccaccagatcagaggcagtagggacgaccagggatgttctgtttagtgagtcctccagaccagaggcagtagggacgaccagggatgttctctgtttagtgagtcctccagatcagaggcagtagagatgaccagagatgttctcttgataattgTGTGAATTGGACCCCTTTCCTGTCAtgctaaacattcaaaatgtaatgcgTACTTTTTGGGTTTCAGGGAAAATGTACAgagtaaaaaatattttttttctttaggaatgtggtgAGGTAAAAGGAAAAGTTgagaaaaatataaatagtaaagtacaaccacaagtacttaagtagtactttaaagtattttttacttaagtacttcacaccactggTTAATACACGCAGAGGAGAGAACGCATTTCACACACTTGAGTTTCCCTGTgacatgtaaactcagcaaaaaaaataaaaatatcttTCAAAGAATTCGtataaatccaaataacttcagatCTTCAATgtaaaagggtttaaacactgtttcccgtgcTTGTTCAATGACAAATAAACaggcacctgtggaacggtcgctaagacactaacagcttacagacgataggcaattaaggtcacagttctaAAAACCTTAGGACACTaggtctttctactgactctgaaaaaaacaaaaacaaagattcccagggtccctgctcatctgcgtgaacgtgccttaggcatgctgcaaggagggcatgaggactgcagatgtggccagggaaataaattgcgatgtccgtactgtgagacgcctaagacagtgctacagggagacaggatggacagctgatcggcCTCGCGGTGGCAGatcacgtgtaacacctgcacaggattggtacatccgaacataaacacctgcaggacaggtacaggatggcaacaactgcccgagttacaccaggaacgcacaatctctccatcagtgctcagactgtccacaataggctgagcgACGCTGGACTGAGGGTCCTAATGAGACATCGGCAACAATGTCGACTACGGGCACAaccccaccgtcgctggaccagacaggactggcaaaagtgctcttcactgacaagtcgcggtcTTGTCTCACCctgggtgatggtcggattcgcgtttatcgtcgaaggaatgagcgtaacTGTGacgcctgtactctggagcgggatcaatttggtggtggagggtccgtcatggtctgggaggTGTTTCACagaatcatcggactgagcttgtcgtcaTCTCAACGCTTTGCATTACAGGAAGacgtcctcctccctcatgtggtacccttcttgcagactcatcctgacatgacccaccAGCATGACATTGCCACCAGTCaaactgcttgttctgtgcgtgatttcctgcaagacaggaatgtcagtgttctgccatggccagcgaagagcccggatctcaatcccattgagcacgtctgggacctgttggatcggagggtgagggcaagggtcattccccccagaaatgtccgggaacttgcaggtgccttggtggaagagtggggtaacatctcacagcaagaactggcaaatctggtgcagtccatgaggaggagatgcactgcagtacttaacctGTCTGGTACACGTGGGACGCTAGcttcccacctcgacaacagccagtgaaattgcagggcgcaaaattaaaaacagaaatcccataattaaaattcctcaagcatacaagtattccacgccattttaaagataaacttcttgtaaatccagccacagtgtccgatttcaaataagctttacggcgaaagcacaccaaacgattatgttaggtcagcacctagtcacagaaaaccatacagccattttccagccaaggagagggctcacaaaagtcagaaatagcaattaaattagtcactaacctttgatgatcttcatcagatggcactcccaagtctccatgttagacaacaaacgtttgttttgttcgataaagttaatctttatgtccaaatacctcaaaAGGCACAATGCTCGCTCTCAACATCAAGACGAAAAGTAAAAAAAGTACAATAAAATatattagaaacatgtcaaaccatGTTTAAAAATCAACCCTCAGGTTgtttgtcataaataatcaataatatttcaaccggacaaaagcttcgtcaatggaaaaggtaaacaagaaaagCGCGCTCCCGATCACGTGCTTGGTTCATGTCTGGAAATGTCCACTGTCCTCTCATTGAAAGTGGTGCTTCGCAcccatttttcagagtaaaagcctaaaacaatgcctaaagactggtcacatgttgaggaagccatagagatcgtgaactgggtcctaagtcATTGTATGGTGGATAGGATTTCAATGGAGAAAAAAAGCCTTTCAACATAAAAGTACtccctggttggattttcctcaggtattcacctgccatatcagttctgttataatcagacattattttaacagttcaacacactttagagtgttttctatccaaatctactaaaatgtatgcatatcctagcttatgggcctgagtagcaggcagtttaatttgggcagacttttcatccaaaattccaaatgatgccccctaccctagtgaacttaatgcagctggtggccacaacagatactgactgttacttttgaccacccctttgttcagggacacataattccatttctgttagtcacatgtctgtggaacttatgtctcagttattgaatattatgttcatacaaatatttacacatgttcagtttgctgaaaataaaaccCAGTGGACAgtgaggacgtttattttttttgctgagtttatatacacacATTTGGCATCGTCATGACTACCCCCATCTCAATGGCTGGGATATCTTGCGGCGTTACGGCACAGTTCCATCAACTATGGAGAATTTCTAACCAGGCAGCTGTGTATAAAGatcatagacagagacagaccccccccccccctcactcacaTCCATTGGATGTTGTTCTTAGACTTCTTCTTGATGAGATGCACCCCCTGCAGGACGTTGGTGATGTCATAGAGGCGCCTCTTCCTCACCTTGAGGGACTCCGCGGCCCGGTTGAGGTCCACTACCCCGTCACTGGACTGGGCCAGCAGCTGGACAAACTTCTGGGTCAGGAGGCCTAGAGAAGTGTCATACCTGGTCTTCTCTAACGTGGAGgggggagctggagagagaggagatgggttagttaaaacctctctgggatatgtgggacggtaagCATCCCACgtcaacaacagccagtgaaagtgcagggcgccaaattcaaaacagaaaccccatgattaaaattcctcaaacatacaagtatttcacaccattttaaagataaacttttaaatccagccacagtgtccgatttcaaaaaggctttacgacgaaagcacaccaaacgcccttctgtagctcagttggtagagcatgggtagTGTGGGtccgattcccgggaccacccatacgtagaatgtatgcacacatgactttaagtcgctttggataaaagcatctgctaaatggcatatattaaacgattatgttaggtcaatACCTAGTCagagaaaaacagccatttttccagccaaagagaggtgtcacaaaaagcagaaatagagataaaatgaatcactaacctttgacactcgttggacttcatgttacacaatacatgtatgttttgttcaataaagttcatatttgTATCCAAAAAATCTGTTTACATTGCCGCGttttcagtagttccaaaacatccagtgattttgccacatcaatttacagaaatactcataataaatgaagaaatacaagtgttatgcatggaactttagatacacttctccttaatgcaaccgctgtgtcagatttcaaaaaaagctttacggaaaaagcaaaccatgcaataatctgagtacagcgctcagacaacaaaacaagccaaacggatatccgccatgttgtggagtcaacagaagtcagaaatagcattataaatattcacttatctttgatgatcttcatcagaatgcactcccaggaatcccagttccacaataaatgtttgatttgttcgataaagcccatcatttatgtccaaatacctctttTCTGTTTGCGCGTgtagtacacaatccaaactcacgacgCGTGGGCAAGTAcaggcgaaagttcagacgaaaagtcatattacagttgttagaaacatgtcaaacgaagtatagaatcaatcttttatgataaaaacatcccaatcttcaataatgtttcaactggaggtttcctttgtctgtagaaatgcgatGGAACAGCGCTAACTCACATGAGCacgcgtgatcagctcatggcactctgccagacccgactcattcagctcccattcccccctccttcacaatagaagcatcaaacaaggttctaaagactgttgacatctagtgaaagccctaggaagtgcattatgaccccatagacactgtatattcgataggcaatgattTGAAAAACTACCAACCTCGGATTTCCCACTTCCTAGTTGGATttctttctcaggtttttgcctgccatatgagttctgttatactcacagaaacaattcaaacaattttagaaacttcagtgttttctatccaaatctaataataatatgcatattagaggtcgaccgattatgatttttcaacgccaataccgataactggaggaccaaaaaaagcagataccgattaatctgccattttttttgttgtaataatgacaattacaacaatactgaatgaacacttattttaacttaatataatacaccaataaaatcaatttagcctcaagtaaataatgaagcatgttcaatttggtttaaataaagcaaaaacaaagtgttggagaagaaaggaaaagtgcaatatgtgccatgtaagaaggctaacatttaagttccttgctcagaacatgagaacttaTGAAacctggtggttccttttaacatgagtcttcatgttaagaagttttaggttgtaattATAGGAAttttaggactatttctctctatacgatttttatttcattaacctttgactattggatgttcttataggcactttagtattgccagtgtaaaagtacagcttccgtccctctcatcaccgctacctgggctcaaaccaggaacacatcgacaacagccaccctcgaagcagcgttacccatgcagagcaaggggaacaactactccaagtcacagagcgagtgacgtttgaaacgctattagcgcgcacccggctaactagctagccatttcacatcggttacaccagcctaatctcgggagttgataggcttgacatcataaacagcagagctgctggcaaaacgcacgaaagtgctgtttgaatgaatgcttacgagcctgctggtgcctacttATCGCTCAGTCAGAGTGCTCTattaaatcatagacttaattataacataataacacacagaaatatgagcctttggtcattaatatggtcgaatctggaaactatcatttcgaaaacaaaatgtttattctttcaggaaccgttccatattttatctaacgggtggcatcccgaagtctaaatattgctgttacattgcacaaccttcaatgtcataattatgtaaaagtctggtaaattagttcgcaatgagcaaggcggcccaaactgctgcatttaccctgactctgcgtgcaatgaacgcaagagaagtgacacaatttcacctggataatattgcctgctaagctttcttttagctaaatatgcaggtttaaaaatatatagttctgtgtattgattataataaagacatttatgtttatggttaggtacacgttggagcaacgacaacCCTTTTTCAcaaatgcgcaccgcatcgattatatgcaataagaatgtgttcttaactgacttgcctagt comes from Oncorhynchus gorbuscha isolate QuinsamMale2020 ecotype Even-year linkage group LG24, OgorEven_v1.0, whole genome shotgun sequence and encodes:
- the LOC124012981 gene encoding transcription factor E2F3-like, which encodes MRILKKKKKVLQSSGGTKGHSRLMMRKGGASVPEKVLISGVGGSSMDQNRTVLTQYANDQILTPPPCPNQTNNVGVPDWTESPLYTTTPIGVSTDETGQRPPLGRHPTKRRLELEESDQQYTSETNSGSRAKRATRLSLRGPKTPPSTLEKTRYDTSLGLLTQKFVQLLAQSSDGVVDLNRAAESLKVRKRRLYDITNVLQGVHLIKKKSKNNIQWMGSSLSPQGVARVQTPGSVGEELLELAQEEKRLDELLHISTRIVQQITEDTPTRKFAYISYEDVKRIPSLKDQTVIVVKAPAETRLEVQDPAESLQVHLSSTQGPIEVFLCSDDHATSSTLNNVALNGKGHPSSSYVNGNSSLSVFKVSQGCRPGALCPPLSLHPL